AACAGCGCCTGGGATCGCGACACCGAGGACATCGCCTACCTGAAGGCGCCGCCCGCGCCGCCGCCCGGACTGGCCCCCGCCTCGCTGTGGCTGATGGCGCTCGGCGTTCTCCTGGCGGTAATCGTGGATGCGCGGTACGCCGTCCTGGTGGCCGGCTGCGTGCTGCTCTCCGTCCTCTACTCGCGCCCGCGGCCACGGCTCAAGGGCGTGCCCGGCCTGGACATCCTGATCAACATGATCGGCTACGGGGGCGGCACCACGCTGGCGGGGCTGCTGGTCGGCCAGGCGTTGGTCTACGCCGACCCCTCCCCGCCGGACCGGTCCGGCTGGCTGCTGGTGGCCGGTTTCAGCCTGCTCTTCGGTTCCTTCTATCCCCTGACGCAGCTCTACCAGCTCCGTGCGGACCGGGCCCGCGGCGACAAAACGCTCACTTCGGCGCTGGGCGTGCGCCGTTCGCTCGACCTGTCGCTCCTGCTGGGCGCCGCAGCGGCCTTCTGCCTGCTGGCCGCCAGCGTCGACTGGGACGCGCCGCTCGTTCCGCTCGTCCTGGTCCTGTCTTACTGGATGGGTCTGCTGGTCATCTGGAGGATCCGCGGCCCCGGGATGTCGGCCGCGCAGCACGAGAGCTGGATGTATCTGGCCCTGGTGATCTGGGCCCTGATCGACGTGATGATTCTCAGTACGCGTTACCTGGACCGTTTCATCTACCGCATCCCCGGCCAGATCTGATCTCGCGAACCCGGATCATCCACGGAGAAGCGGGTCGGGTCAGACGTGAGCGCGCCAGCGGCTGTCGATGACGCCCCCCACCTTGATTCCCAGGGCCTCGCATTCCCCCAGCACGCGGTCGATGAGACGGGCCTTGCGGGCCAGGGGGAGGAACGCGCTCTTGAAACCGTCGAGGATGATCTTGGTGATCTGCTCCTCGGTCAGGTCGTAGTGGGTCACGGCCAGTTCCAGCTCGTGCGTCATGTCGGTGCCGGAGACCAGGCGGTTGTCGGTGTTGATGGTGACGCGCAGGCCGTTGTCGAAGAAGTGCCGTATGGGGTGCGCGTCCCAGTCGGAGATGGCGCGCGTCTGCATGTTGCTGGCCAGGCAGACCTCCAGCGCGATGCGCCGGTCGTTGACCCACTGCATCAGGTCTGGATCCTCGGCGAGGTGCGTGCCGTGGCCGATGCGGTTGGCGCCGCAGTAGTGGACGGCCTGGTGGATCGATGCGGGGCCGAACGCCTCGCCGGCGTGCACGGTGACGGGCAGGTTGTGGTTGAGCACCGTGTAGAAGGCCTGCAGGTGGTCCTTGGCCGGGAAGTCCTTCTCGGCGCCGGCCAGATCGAAGGCCACCACGCCGCGCCCCTTCCAGCGCACGGCCAGCTCCGCCAGCTCGAGCGACGACCCGGGCGAGATGTGGCGGATGCCGCAGATGATCTGGCCGCTGATGATGCCGTAACGGCGATGGGCACGGTCGAGGCCGGCCTGGACGGCGGCCACGACCTCATCGAGCGTCAAGCCCTTGTCGGTGTGCAACATGGGCGAATACCGGACCTCGAGGTACCGCACGTTCTCGCGGTGGGCATCCTCCGCCAGCTCGCAGGAGATGCGCTCTATGTCGTCGCGCCGCTGCATCAGCTGCAGGGTGATCTCGAAGATCTTGAGGTAGTCCTCGAGGCTCTCGCACTGCTCGCCCACCTGGCAGACCGCGCGGACGTCGTCGTCGTTCCGGAAGTCGAAGGGCAGCCCGTAACGCGCGGAGAGCTCGCGCACGGTGGCGGGGCGAAGCGAGCCGTCGAGGTGGACATGGAGATCGGTCTTGGGCAGGGCACGCAGCAGATCCACGCTGGGTTTCTGCAGGGAATTCGCGGGCATCGGGCCTCCGGTCGCGGGAATTCCGGACATGATGCAATCCTGGGCCGAACTCCGCCAGGGCGGGCCGGCCCAGGATGATAATAGCCGATGCGGGCGAGGGTGCCAACCTGATGGCGACTCGATCACCAAGCTGGGTACACCGGCCGCTTCGCAGTCGCGAGTCGAGCTGCGGAAGACCGCACCGACATTTGCTGTCAGGCATTTCGCCTTTCAA
This bacterium DNA region includes the following protein-coding sequences:
- a CDS encoding UbiA family prenyltransferase, with protein sequence MFRARTLGRRLLGPYFDYVLFTRPQQWPILTVQFAVGILCAPDFHQLIMQQSVRRLLLPGPGLWMQGAVVSWLAWVVCLNGGTLAYNSAWDRDTEDIAYLKAPPAPPPGLAPASLWLMALGVLLAVIVDARYAVLVAGCVLLSVLYSRPRPRLKGVPGLDILINMIGYGGGTTLAGLLVGQALVYADPSPPDRSGWLLVAGFSLLFGSFYPLTQLYQLRADRARGDKTLTSALGVRRSLDLSLLLGAAAAFCLLAASVDWDAPLVPLVLVLSYWMGLLVIWRIRGPGMSAAQHESWMYLALVIWALIDVMILSTRYLDRFIYRIPGQI
- the add gene encoding adenosine deaminase; amino-acid sequence: MPANSLQKPSVDLLRALPKTDLHVHLDGSLRPATVRELSARYGLPFDFRNDDDVRAVCQVGEQCESLEDYLKIFEITLQLMQRRDDIERISCELAEDAHRENVRYLEVRYSPMLHTDKGLTLDEVVAAVQAGLDRAHRRYGIISGQIICGIRHISPGSSLELAELAVRWKGRGVVAFDLAGAEKDFPAKDHLQAFYTVLNHNLPVTVHAGEAFGPASIHQAVHYCGANRIGHGTHLAEDPDLMQWVNDRRIALEVCLASNMQTRAISDWDAHPIRHFFDNGLRVTINTDNRLVSGTDMTHELELAVTHYDLTEEQITKIILDGFKSAFLPLARKARLIDRVLGECEALGIKVGGVIDSRWRAHV